Below is a window of Dehalococcoidia bacterium DNA.
GCCATGAGGCGCTGCAGCTTTCGGAGGATGCCGGAGATGAAGTACACGGGGCCGAAGGCCACCCGCAGCACTCGCCCGAGGAGCCGCGGCTCGCGGGAGTGCCAGCGCTTGACGTACTCGGAATAGGCGACCGCGGCGTCCATCAACCGCAAGTAGTCCTCGCCGCCCAGCTTCTCGCGAAGGCGGCGGCCGTTCCTGGCGAGATAGGCCTCGAGCGTGGCCGTGTCGATGTCGTCGAAGTTCGGGAAGTTCTTCTGGCGGATGGCGCTGACCACAGCGGACATCGGCGTAAGGGCGGCGACGAGGTTCGACTCGAGGTCGATGATTCGATACGTACCGTCCTCGACCTCCATGAGATTGCCGACGGAGCGTGGGTTGTGCGGGCTGACTTGCCAGGTGGGAAGCCCGGCCTCGATGAAGTGCTGCGTGAGCACTTTCAGGAAGCGGCGGGCCCTGTACTTGTTCTCGGGCTCGTGGCCCCGCACCAGCTGAGTAACGAAGGCCGTGCTCCCGGACTCGTCCTCGGCGATGCCGAGGACCGGCGCTACGATGTCCACGCCGAACCAGTACTTCGTCAGCAGCCCGACGATCACCCGGCGCTCACGGCTGGCTTCCAGCGCGTCGCGGTCGCTGCTGTAGGGGAAGGGCGCCTGGAAGGCTAGCCAGTAGAGCGCCCGGACGGCGAACCGGGGCTTGTAGGTCTTGTAGACCGTGCCAGACGCGTAGTCCAGCGTAACCAGGCTGCCAACGCCCTGAATGAGCCGCTTGTCCTGCGGCGACGCCTCCCCGGCTGGCGTCTCGGTCTGTGTCTCGGTCATCCCTGCCCGCCTCGGGAGCTCCCATCAGCACTGGCGTCCGGAGGACGGCAGCAGCGCGAGCGTGACTATAGCAGACGCTATTGAGGGCGTCTATCGGTCAGGATCGAAAGGGCTATAGAAGAGGGGGAAATGGATAGCCCTCACTCGAGCGAGTATAGTGGCCACGCAAGACGATCCCCGGACCCCTGCCTTGCACCCTGAAACCCACCTGCCGACCCAAGTCCCACCCCCATCTCGCCAGGCGATGACAGCCGATGCGTGAACTGCGCGAAGGCGATTCCATTGGCCCCTACGTGCTCGAGCGCGCGATCGACCGCGGCGCCTTCGGCCGCGTCTGGCGCGGCACCGACACGACGACGGGGCGCACGGTGGCGGTCAAGGTGCTCGCTTCCTCGGCGGACGAGGAGCATGTCCGCGCCCGCACTGACCTGGAACGCCTCGCGGCGGCCGCAGCGCGTGACTCGAGGCATATCGTGCGCGTCGTCGGCGGCGGCCACGAGCCCGTGCCCCACATCGTCATGGAGTTCGTGGCAGGCACCAACCTGCGCGACGAACTGGCAGCCCGTGGCGCCCTGCCCCAAGAAGAGGTGATCCGCATAGGCCTCGAGATCGCGGACGCCCTCCGCGCGCTTCACCGCGTGCGCATCGTCCACCGGGACGTCAAGCCGGCGAACATCCTCCTCGACGAAAAGGGTGAGGTGCGGCTGACCGACTTCGGCATCGCCAAGATCCTGGGTTACGACGAGACCGTGACCCTGACCCAGCAGAACCTCCTCAGCGCGCCCTATGCCGCGCCGGAGGTCTGGGAAGGCGCGCCGAACCCGTCGTCAGACCTGTACGCCTTCGGCGCGGTGCTTTTCGAGATGCTCAGCGGCCGCCCGCCCTTTCAGGGCGACCTCATGGAGCTGTTTCGGCAGCATCGTTCGGACGAGCCGGACCTTTCGGTGCTGCCAGCAAATGTGGCCCCTTCGCTGAAGGAGCTCGTGTACCAGTGTCTGCGCAAGGTACCCGGGGAACGGCCGGAGGGCGCAGAGGCGTGCATCCGGCTGCTGGAGCGCGCGCGAGAGGAGCTGAAGCCGGAGCCGGAGCAGTTCGGCCCATGGGTGCGGGTGGAGCCTCATCCCGAGCAGCCCTGGGCATGGCGTTGCGTGCACGAGCGCACCGGCGAACCCGCGGTGGTCGAAGTGCACTTCGCCCAGGACGAGGCCTACGGCGAAGCGCTGCGCGCCGCCGTGAACGTGAACCCGCGACTGGTGCCGCTGGGCGCCGAGCGGCTTCTGGGCGCGAACCGCTTGCTGCTCAAAGACAACGAAGGCTGGCCGAGCGCGCCGGAGCACAACCTCGTGTTCTGGGTTGCCCGCGAGGAGCGCCAGCCGCCGGACCCGGCCGAGGAGCTGGACACCGAAGCCCTCCTGAAGGCGACTGAGACGCTACTGAAGATGATCGAGGTGGCCGCGGGAAGCGTCCGGCTCACGATCGATTCGCACTCCACGGTCGTCGCCCAAGACGGCGCCGTTTGGGTCCAGCGGCCAGGACTTCCGCCCGCCCCGAGAGTCGAGCCCCGGCTCGCTGCCTTCATCTTCTTGCGCTCGCTTCCACTCACGCCGGAAGCGAACGAGATCGCCAATCGCGCCCGCGACCTGCGCGACTTGCGAGAGCGCCTCGCGAGGCCGTGGCAAGAAGCAGCGTCGGCCGGCGCCCGCCGTCGGGAGGGCAGGACACTCGCCCTCGTCTCCGGGCTGCTGGTCTTCGGTATCACCGTCGCCGTCCTGGCGGCGTTCGCGTTGGCCGGGACCGACTTCATTGCCGACACTCCCCCGGCCGGCAGTCCCACGCCCGATGCGGCGGTCACCTACTGCGGCTCCCTCCGATTGCCCGCGCCCCTGGCTGAGGCGCGTGCGGCCTGCGCTTCCGCTCCACGCGTCGATTTCGAGCTGTCGCAAGACTGCGCCCGTGGGCACGTCTGCACCATCGAGGCACGCGGCGACGGGGTTGTCCTCAAGGCCAACGACCAGACGATCGTGTTCGTGGACACCCGCGGTGACCTTGCGGTCGCCCGGGAGGGTAGCTTTCAGTCCCGGACGCTCCTGCCCGACAGCGGCGTGAGGCATCCGGCATGGTCTCCGGACGGTCGCTATCTCGCTTATGTCATCTCCAGGCCAACAGTCGAGGGGGAGCAACGCGAGTTGTGGGTCATGGACATGCGCGATACAGCCGTGCAGGCGCAGGTCTTCGTGTCCCGCGATGGCCCTGAAGTGCCGGAGTGGCGAAGGCGCCGCATTTCCCACCCGCAATGGAGCGCCAATGGCCACCGGCTCTATTTCTTCTGGAACCCAGCCTCCGGCGCGGAGGACCTCTGGGCCATTGACCTCCCGGTGCGCGGCGACGAAGTGGACCTGCGGGAGCTGCGGATGTGGAACGGCACGGCTGCCAACCTCGGCGTCCTGCGCCCGCCGGCCGAGAGCTTCCGGGGCCTGCAACTGACCTCGTTCAGCGCCGCGCCCGACGGAGCGCTGTTGACGGAGTTCTGCGTACCGGACGCGGCCTGCGGCCTGGCGCGCTGGCACGAGGGCGGCTTCGATGTAATCGCCCAGCCACAGCAGGGGGCCCGGTTCATCGCTCCAACCCAGGCGGGAGGCAGGACGTACGCCCTCACGATCGACGGCAGCGACGTGGTGCTCCTCGAAGTCGATCCGTCCGGGCTTACCAGGGGACGCGGGCGCGCGCCTGCATCCGTCGCCGGGCTGGAGCCTAACCCGAACGACCTGTCGCTGAGCATCTCGCCGGACGGCGCCACGGCCCTTATCGGCACCGCTGCCGGCATTTCACGCCTCGACCTTGCGACGGCCGCGACGACCCCGGTGCTGGAGGGGCGTTGGGGACGCTGGTTCGTACCGCGGCGCGGCGATCCGGCCACGACGCCGCCGTCCCCGATGCCCTTCGCCACGCCCGTCCTCTCCCCGACAGTCCCGCCGACGGCCACCATACCTCCCGGCGCCGACGCGGACCTCACCGGCGAGGTTGTTGCCGCAACCTGCGCGATGGGACAGACGCTGGTGGTCCGTGTCACGAACCTGGGCCCCGGGCTGGTGGAGCGCGACGTCTTCATCCGCGTGGCGACCCTGGACGGCCAGACCCGCCAGGGAGACACGAATGTAGGCCTCGTCGGCCTGCGGCCCGGGGAGTCGCGCGAAGTGAGGACGGCCTACAACGTCGGAGAGCCGGTGCAGGTCCTGATCCAGTACACGCGAGACCGCCGGCCGGAGAACAACACGGTCATCTGCAGGCCCCCGGGTTAGCCAGGGGCCGGAAGGGTCAGACCAGGCGGTAGCCGACGCCGGGGACCGTGAGGATCAGTTCATCGCCGTCAGCGCCAGCGTCCTCCAGCTTGCGTCGCACGCGCCGCACGAGGTTGTGCAGCATGTACGTGTCCCACTGCCCCTTGCCCCAGAGGCGGTCTCCGAGGGCGGTATTCGTCACCAGGTTCGGTGCGGCGTCCGAAAGGACCTCGATCAGGCCGTACTCGAGGCCGCCGAGTTTCTCGATGACCACCTTGCCGTCCACCGTGACGGCATGCGTGCCCTTGTCGAGACGGACACGTGTGGAGCGGCGTGGCGCATCGAAGGCCAGCGTCTCGCTGATCGTGCTAGCCGGCAGCGTGGCCACCAGCAAGTAGGGCCCGATCTGCAGCCTCGCTTCGCCGGAGACATCGCAGGCAGCGTCCCGCAGCGGCTCATCGTTCACCATGGTCCCATTGCGGCTGGCGAGGTCCCGTACCTCGAACCGGCCATCGTCACGCAGCCGGATCTCGGCGTGGCGGCGCGAAACGAGAGGGTGAGAGAGCTGCAAGTCCGTGTCCTCGCCGCGGCCGATGACCGCGGCGCCGCTGAAGGTCCTGGTGAACCTCTCCGGCGTGCCAGGCAGCGTCACGACGACTACGAACTCGGCCATGGAGTCTCCATGCAGGACTTCGGCGATCTTACTATCGATCACTGCGGTTCTCCTTCTGCGACGCCGGGCCGAAGGGCGTAGGAGCAGCCATCCGGCAGGGGGCCAACCGGCGAGGGGAGGTAACGTGCCGGTTTGCCCTGGCTATCCCTTCGCCCCTCCGGCCGCGGCGTCCTGGCCTCGACGCCTCGGGCGGGTAGGAAATGGCGCGAGGCCTAAGGCGAGTCTGGCGGCCCCCAGGAGCGATGGCCATGAGGCCGGTCTATCGTCGATCTATCATCAGCCCATCCGAGGCGGCCCGCGAAAGCGGCCGTCCGGCACTGTGCTGAGGCTCCACCGGAAGCGCACATTCAGGACAAGACGGACGGAAGCGAGGCAGGAATAACGACATGGACATCAAGGGCATGGGGGCGCTCGTTACCGGTGGAGCTTCGGGCCTCGGAGAGGCGACCGTGCGCATGCTTGCGGAAGCGGGAGCCAGGGTCACGATCCTAGACGTGCCGCGTTCGCAGGGCGAGGCGCTGGCAGCGCAGCTGGGCGACGCTGTCGCCTTCGCGCCGGCAGACGTCACGGACGAAGAGCAGGTGCGGGCAGCCGTAACCAGGTCTGTCGAGCACGCGGGGGCGGTGCACATCGTGGTCAACTGCGCCGGGATCGGCATGGCCATGCGCACGGTGGGACGGGAGGGACCGCACAACCTGGCAATCTTCAACCGCGTGATCCAGGTCAACCTCGTCGGCACCTTCAACGTCATCCGGCTCGCCGCCAACCTCATGCAGCACAACGCCCCCAACTCCGAAGGCGAACGCGGCGTCATCGTGAACACGGCCTCCGTGGCCGCCTTCGATGGCCAGATCGGGCAGGCCGCCTACTCCGCCTCGAAGGCGGGCGTGGTGGGCATGACCCTGCCGATCGCGCGCGAGTTCGGACGCTTCGGCATCCGCGTCATGACCATAGCCCCCGGCATCTTCGAGACGCCGATGCTCGGCGCCCTCAATGCGGAGGCGCGAGAGGCGCTGGTGAAGGACGCCGTCTTCCCGGGGCGGCTCGGGCGTCCTTCGGAGTACGCCCTGCTAGTGCGCCAGATAGTCGAAAATCCCATGCTTAACGGCGAAACGATCCGTCTCGACGGCGGGCTGCGCATGCCCCCTCGCTGAGCCCGCTCAGCCACGGTCTGGTACACTTGAGGACAACCGTCGGCGTTCCTCTAGCGCCGTTGCGGTTCTGCCGCGGACACCCAGGATTACGCGAGTCTCCTTGCCAGGCACCGGGATTCGTCGATAGGGTTCTCGGTTGGCGACAACGTCAGTCCTTCCCCGGGAAGGACAAGGCCCTTCAGGAAGGGCAAGCAAGGAGAGACTCTTGAAGATATACGTAGGCAACCTCAGCTATGACACCAACAACACCTCCCTCGGCGCCGCCTTCGCGGCGTTCGGCGAGGTGTCGTCGGCCGAGGTAGTGATTGACAGGGAGACGGGCCGCTCGCGCGGCTTCGGCTTCGTCGAAATGCCGAACCAGACGGAGGCAGCGGCGGCGATCGCCGGGCTCAACGGCACGGCTCTGCAGGGACGTACCATCAACGTCAACGAGGCACGGGAGCGCACCGAGCGCGGCCCTTCCCGCCCCCGCAACTCTTACGGTGGCGGTGGCGGCGGCAACCGCCGCTGGTAACGCATAGCGGACTAGTGCGCTGAGAGCCGGCCATAGAGGGGCCGGCTCTTTTCGTGCCCGGGCTACTCGCGGCGGCGCTCGCCGTAGTCACCGAAGGGAGCGTCGCGCCGACGGACGGCCTCCCGGAAGCCGAGCGTGGCGAAGCTATCGCGCCAGTCGATGGCCTCCTGCGTGTTGCGCGTCATGCCATCGAAGAAGGTGCCGAACATCTGGGTCGTGCGCAGGCCCATGTTCTCGAAGGCCTGGTTGATCAGCAGCTTGTTCAGGGCCAGCTGGTTCCAGGGGATGCTCTCGAACCGGCGGGCAAACCGCTCGACGAGGCCGGGAAGCTCGTCCGCCGGTGCTATCTCCGAGACCAGGCCGATGCGCAGCGCCGTAGGCGCGTCGATCGCGTCGCCGGTGAGCATGTAACGCTTGGCGGCCTCCAGGCCCAGGCGGTAGACCCACATCATCGTCGTTGGCGTGCCGTAGACCCGGGCGGGCGGATAGCCAATGTAGGCGTCCTCTGCCATGAAGATGAGGTCAGAGCACAGCGCAAGGTCGGTGCCGCCGCCCACGCACCAGCCGTGCACCTGGGCGATCACCGGCTTCGGGACCTCCCACAGCTTCATGAAGCGCCGCACGTTGCGCGACATGTTCTGGTAGTCGCGCACAGGGTCCCATCGGCGCTGGGGCCGGTTGACCGCCGGCGCCACGCGCTGCCCGGTCGGGTTCAAGTCGTAGCCGGCGCTGAAAGCGCGGCCGGCGCCGCGCAGGATGATCGCCCGCACGCCTTCGGACTCCCGCGCCCGGTCGATGGCCTGCTCGAAGGCGTCCAGGAGGGCGCCGTTCAGGGTGTTCAGCTTCTCGGGCCGGTTCAGGGTCACAAACGCCAGCGACCCATCCTCTTCGTACAGGACCTCGTCTGCCATTGAGCGCACTCCTCGCCTGAAGATGCCGCGATTTTAGGGCGCGGCAGTGCCGTGTGCAGAGATAGAGGTAGCTTCGCGCTCTGGACTGCCGGAGGAGCCGCGGGTTGGGGCGACGTCTACCCGCTGACGCTTTCGACTCGGAAGCGGATAGACCCGCTGGGCGCCGTCACTTCCACCTCGTCGCCCGCGCGGCGGCCCAGGACGGCCTTGCCGACCGGCGACTCGACGGACAGGCGGCCCTCGTTCGGGCGGGCCTCGCGGGCGCTGACCAGCAGGTATGTCAGCTTGGAGCCAGAGGCGATGTTCTGAAGCACTACGGTGGAGCCGATGCGGGCGGTGTCCTCCTGGGATGCCTCCTGGATCACCACCGCGTTGCGGAGCGTCTGCTCCAGCTCGCGGATGCGGGCTTCCAGCTGGCCCTGGGCCTCGCGGGCGGCGTCGAGCGGCGCATTCTCCCGGAAGTCCTTGTCGGCCATCGCGTCTCGCAGCTCGAGCGCGATCTTCGGACGCTGCGCCTTCAGCGCCTCGAGCTCCTGGGTCAGGGCCTGGAGGCCTTCGGCGGTGAGGTGCACCTCCTGCTTCGCTTCGGCGACGGCCTGCGACTTTGAACGCGCGCCGCCGGCGCGGCGCACGCGCACGTGTGTGACCAGCTTCTCCGTCATGAGCTTCTGCTTGTAAGCGAAGGTCAGGAAGGACTTCAGGGCCTCGGCACGGCTGACTGCGTTTGGGGAGTTGAGGCCAAACGACTCGACGTAGGCCTCGACGTCTGGGGGACGGATGTCCGCCACGGGCCTCTCTTCACCCACCCAGCGGGCGAAGCGGAAGGCCTCCTGGACATACTGCTGCTGGTCGCCCGAGAGCGTGTGGGCGAAGCGTCTTGCGGCTTCGCTGACGGTCGTGGCCTGGTTGGTCACCGACTTCGATTCTGGCCATCGCCGTCGTGGGTGTCAAATCGAAGAGAGGGCCGGGCTTCCCCCTCCGCGGGCTAGCGCTCGAGCAGGCCGGCGGTCGACAGCAGGTAGAGGCCAAGCACGAGGGACGCTACCGCGAGGAGCGGAAGGAGGTCCACGGTGATCGGGACACCGAAACCGATGAGAAAACCGGCAAGGGTGCCGATCGGGATCCAGCCGAGGTTGTTCACCATCCACCTCCAGGCCCCTACAGGTTCTCCCCTGCCGCGTCCGGCATCGAATCAAGGCGTTGCCTTTGCCCGATAACAAAGCTATCCAGGGCGTACGCAAGGCCTATACTGTCGCCATGGCGGACGAGGACGGCTCGGCGACGTCAATCATCATCGTCTCGGACTTCGTCTGACCCTGGTGCTACGTCGGCCTCGTGGAGGTCGAGCGGGTGATGCGGCAGTACGAGGTGGAGGTCGAGTTCGCCCCCTTCCTCCTCGACCCCACGACACCGCCTGAGGGGAAGCCGCGGCGGCCCTTGTCGAGTCCCCAGAGTCCTCCCAGCCCGCTCGAAGAGCGCGGACAGCGTCTCGGCATCACCTTCGCGCGAGGGAGGACGATCACCTCGAACTCGCACCTAGCTCTGGAGGGCGCGGAGTTTGCGGCCGAGCGCGGCCTCGCCTGGCCCTATCACCGCGCCATGCTCAAGGCCTATTTCGAGGACCTGGAGGACATCGGCAAGGTCGACACCGTGGTCCGGGTCGGAGCCGAGGCCGGGCTGGAAGCCGGGGAGCTGCGCGAGGCGCTCGAAAGCCGCCGCTACCGGGATCAGGTCGATGAGGGCATCGCCTGGTCGCGCTCGATCGGCGTGACGGCAATACCAACCTTCATCTTCGCCGAGCGCTACGCCATGGTCGGCGCGCAGGAGTTCGAGGCCTTCAAGGCCGTGCTCGAAAAGGTGGGCGCCAGGCCCAGGACCCATATCTAGGGACGCGCCGGCGATAGGCCGATGGCGGGCCCGCGCGAGCGGCACGGCGGTCCGCCCGCGTACACTGGGCGCGTGGGACTCCGCTTCCTCCTTGTCGCCGCCCTGGCGCTGGCCCTGACCGCCCCCTGCAACGATGACGGCGCGGGTAACGACCCACCTGCCTCGCCGACGGCCCCGGCGACCACGATCATCCTCGACCCCGGCGTGGACGCGCGGCCCGGGAGCACTGAAGCCCTGATCGTGCAGCCGGTCCCGAACCCGCCTACGGGCATCATCATCCAGGTCGCGACGCGCATCGGCCTTCATCCGGAGTCAGGCGGCTGGGACCGCATCGTGTTCGAGTTCGACCGCGGCATCCCGCCCGCAAGAGTCACTTATGTTAAGGACGTGATAGCCTGCGGCTCGGGAGAGCCCGTGCGGGTCCAGGGCCAGGCGTTCCTCGCCGTCCAGATGACGACAGCCCGGGCCCACAACGATGCGGGGAACTCGACCCTGCCCTCGCGCCAGCTGGCCGGCCAGGGCGGCGTGATCCAGGAGGCCCGGTTGTACTGCGACTTCGAGGCCCACCTGGACTGGGCGATCGGCCTTCGCGACACGAAGCCCTACAAGATCACCCTGCTCCTCGACCCGCCCCGCCTGGTCATCGACATCAAGCAGTAACGGTTCGTCTGGCGCGCCGCCGGTGCTAGAATCGCCGCACTCCCCCCGGAGGCGCGCCAATGACCATGGTCAACCGCAAGCCGAGACGCAGCATCTGGATGAACGGCCTTCAGGCGGACGAACCGACTGAGGAGCAGCGCCGCGAACAGGCGGCGGCGCTTTCGAAGCGCCTGGGCTTCGAGGTTACGCTGCCGCCGATCCCCCGTGTCGAGGACCTGCAGATGCGGGCGCCGCGGATCAAACCTCCCTCGAACCTCGAAGACTTCTGCTTCACCGACAACTACGAGCGCGCCCTCCACACCAAGGGTGACCGGCTCGAAGAGATCCGCGGCGTCTTCGCGAACCCGCCCGACGTGGTCGCTCACCCGCGCAACGAGACCGAGTTGGAGGCCGTGCTCGACTGGTGCTCGACGAAGGGCTACGCCTGCATCCCCTACGGCGGCGGCTCGTCGGTCGTCGACGGCGTGACGCCGCCGGAGGACGCGGACGCCGTCGTGACCGTCGACATGGACCAGTTCGACCGCGTCCTCGAGGTCGACGAGACCTCCCGCGCGGCGCGCATCCAGGCGGGCGTGTACGGGCCGGAGCTCGAGGACCAGTTGCGGCCGAAAGGTTACACGCTGCGCCACTTCCCACAGAGCTTCACCATGTCGACCCTCGGGGGCTGGATCGCGACGCGCTCCGGCGGGCATTACGCCACCAATCACACGCACATAGACGACTTCGTCGAGTCCGTCCGCATGCTCACGCCGAAGGGATGGTGGGAGTCGAGGCGCCTCCCTGGCAGCGGCGCCGGCCCCTCGCCGGACCGGCTCGTCATCGGCAGCGAGGGCATCCTCGGCATCATCACGGAGGCCTGGATGCGCATCCAGGCTCGGCCGCGGTTCCGGGCCACGGCCCCGGCGAAATTCGCGACCTGGGAGTCCGGCTATGAAGCCTGCCGCAAGATCGCCCAGGCCAAGCTCTGGCCCGCGAACCTGCGCATCCTTGACCCGGAGCTGGCGCAGAGCAGCGCCGGCCTGGACGGCAAGACGGCGCTGCTGATCATCGCCTTCGAGTCCGCCGAGGTGCCGCAGGAGTGGCCCCTGCGCCAGGCGCTCGCCATCGCGCGCGACTGCGGTGGCGTGGTCGACGAGCAGGAGGTGCGCATCGACAACGAGGGCCAGCCGACGGGGCGCGAGGGCGCTGTCGGCGCCTGGCGCGAGGCCTTCATCCCCCGCGGCGGCGGCGTCTCGACAGGCATCGGCATGGTCAGCGGCACCTTCGAGACGTCGATTACCTGGGACCGCTGGCCGGCGTTCGACGCGGCGATGCGGGAGGCGGCGCTGCGCGGGCTGAAGGAGATCTGCGGCGGCGGCACCGTAAACTGCCGCTTTACGCACGTCTACCCGGACGGTCCCGCCCCTTACTACACCTTCGCCGGCGTCTATCGGCCCGGCATCACGAAGAAGGACCAGATGGCGTTCAAGAAGGTGGTCTCGGACGCCGTCATCGCGAACGGGGGGACGATCACTCACCACCACGCCGTCGGGCGTCAGCACCGGCCCTGGTACGACCAGCAACGCCCGGAGCCCTTTGCGGAGGCCTTGCGCGCCGCCAAGCGCGCCCTGGACCCGAACTGGGTGCTCAACCCCGGCGTGCTGATCGACCCGTAGGCGACCCCCAATGATTGGCAACGCAGCGGCCGGCAGAG
It encodes the following:
- a CDS encoding FAD-binding oxidoreductase; this translates as MTMVNRKPRRSIWMNGLQADEPTEEQRREQAAALSKRLGFEVTLPPIPRVEDLQMRAPRIKPPSNLEDFCFTDNYERALHTKGDRLEEIRGVFANPPDVVAHPRNETELEAVLDWCSTKGYACIPYGGGSSVVDGVTPPEDADAVVTVDMDQFDRVLEVDETSRAARIQAGVYGPELEDQLRPKGYTLRHFPQSFTMSTLGGWIATRSGGHYATNHTHIDDFVESVRMLTPKGWWESRRLPGSGAGPSPDRLVIGSEGILGIITEAWMRIQARPRFRATAPAKFATWESGYEACRKIAQAKLWPANLRILDPELAQSSAGLDGKTALLIIAFESAEVPQEWPLRQALAIARDCGGVVDEQEVRIDNEGQPTGREGAVGAWREAFIPRGGGVSTGIGMVSGTFETSITWDRWPAFDAAMREAALRGLKEICGGGTVNCRFTHVYPDGPAPYYTFAGVYRPGITKKDQMAFKKVVSDAVIANGGTITHHHAVGRQHRPWYDQQRPEPFAEALRAAKRALDPNWVLNPGVLIDP
- a CDS encoding FHA domain-containing protein; amino-acid sequence: MIDSKIAEVLHGDSMAEFVVVVTLPGTPERFTRTFSGAAVIGRGEDTDLQLSHPLVSRRHAEIRLRDDGRFEVRDLASRNGTMVNDEPLRDAACDVSGEARLQIGPYLLVATLPASTISETLAFDAPRRSTRVRLDKGTHAVTVDGKVVIEKLGGLEYGLIEVLSDAAPNLVTNTALGDRLWGKGQWDTYMLHNLVRRVRRKLEDAGADGDELILTVPGVGYRLV
- a CDS encoding crotonase/enoyl-CoA hydratase family protein; translation: MADEVLYEEDGSLAFVTLNRPEKLNTLNGALLDAFEQAIDRARESEGVRAIILRGAGRAFSAGYDLNPTGQRVAPAVNRPQRRWDPVRDYQNMSRNVRRFMKLWEVPKPVIAQVHGWCVGGGTDLALCSDLIFMAEDAYIGYPPARVYGTPTTMMWVYRLGLEAAKRYMLTGDAIDAPTALRIGLVSEIAPADELPGLVERFARRFESIPWNQLALNKLLINQAFENMGLRTTQMFGTFFDGMTRNTQEAIDWRDSFATLGFREAVRRRDAPFGDYGERRRE
- a CDS encoding RNA-binding protein, translated to MKIYVGNLSYDTNNTSLGAAFAAFGEVSSAEVVIDRETGRSRGFGFVEMPNQTEAAAAIAGLNGTALQGRTINVNEARERTERGPSRPRNSYGGGGGGNRRW
- the greA gene encoding transcription elongation factor GreA, which gives rise to MTNQATTVSEAARRFAHTLSGDQQQYVQEAFRFARWVGEERPVADIRPPDVEAYVESFGLNSPNAVSRAEALKSFLTFAYKQKLMTEKLVTHVRVRRAGGARSKSQAVAEAKQEVHLTAEGLQALTQELEALKAQRPKIALELRDAMADKDFRENAPLDAAREAQGQLEARIRELEQTLRNAVVIQEASQEDTARIGSTVVLQNIASGSKLTYLLVSAREARPNEGRLSVESPVGKAVLGRRAGDEVEVTAPSGSIRFRVESVSG
- a CDS encoding 3-hydroxyacyl-CoA dehydrogenase, producing the protein MDIKGMGALVTGGASGLGEATVRMLAEAGARVTILDVPRSQGEALAAQLGDAVAFAPADVTDEEQVRAAVTRSVEHAGAVHIVVNCAGIGMAMRTVGREGPHNLAIFNRVIQVNLVGTFNVIRLAANLMQHNAPNSEGERGVIVNTASVAAFDGQIGQAAYSASKAGVVGMTLPIAREFGRFGIRVMTIAPGIFETPMLGALNAEAREALVKDAVFPGRLGRPSEYALLVRQIVENPMLNGETIRLDGGLRMPPR
- a CDS encoding protein kinase, whose protein sequence is MRELREGDSIGPYVLERAIDRGAFGRVWRGTDTTTGRTVAVKVLASSADEEHVRARTDLERLAAAAARDSRHIVRVVGGGHEPVPHIVMEFVAGTNLRDELAARGALPQEEVIRIGLEIADALRALHRVRIVHRDVKPANILLDEKGEVRLTDFGIAKILGYDETVTLTQQNLLSAPYAAPEVWEGAPNPSSDLYAFGAVLFEMLSGRPPFQGDLMELFRQHRSDEPDLSVLPANVAPSLKELVYQCLRKVPGERPEGAEACIRLLERAREELKPEPEQFGPWVRVEPHPEQPWAWRCVHERTGEPAVVEVHFAQDEAYGEALRAAVNVNPRLVPLGAERLLGANRLLLKDNEGWPSAPEHNLVFWVAREERQPPDPAEELDTEALLKATETLLKMIEVAAGSVRLTIDSHSTVVAQDGAVWVQRPGLPPAPRVEPRLAAFIFLRSLPLTPEANEIANRARDLRDLRERLARPWQEAASAGARRREGRTLALVSGLLVFGITVAVLAAFALAGTDFIADTPPAGSPTPDAAVTYCGSLRLPAPLAEARAACASAPRVDFELSQDCARGHVCTIEARGDGVVLKANDQTIVFVDTRGDLAVAREGSFQSRTLLPDSGVRHPAWSPDGRYLAYVISRPTVEGEQRELWVMDMRDTAVQAQVFVSRDGPEVPEWRRRRISHPQWSANGHRLYFFWNPASGAEDLWAIDLPVRGDEVDLRELRMWNGTAANLGVLRPPAESFRGLQLTSFSAAPDGALLTEFCVPDAACGLARWHEGGFDVIAQPQQGARFIAPTQAGGRTYALTIDGSDVVLLEVDPSGLTRGRGRAPASVAGLEPNPNDLSLSISPDGATALIGTAAGISRLDLATAATTPVLEGRWGRWFVPRRGDPATTPPSPMPFATPVLSPTVPPTATIPPGADADLTGEVVAATCAMGQTLVVRVTNLGPGLVERDVFIRVATLDGQTRQGDTNVGLVGLRPGESREVRTAYNVGEPVQVLIQYTRDRRPENNTVICRPPG